Proteins encoded within one genomic window of Brassica rapa cultivar Chiifu-401-42 chromosome A09, CAAS_Brap_v3.01, whole genome shotgun sequence:
- the LOC103836759 gene encoding probable pectinesterase/pectinesterase inhibitor 40 yields MIHLRKVPKYIVTLSLLLPVALLLIFLSTVVSSHSPTLHKTQHLTSSGNTTDLLVATLNQTISKVNLSSSNFSELQTSLGSNLTHRDRCAFGDCLELLDDTVLDLIAAVSELQSPYPVFNSVSMLLSAAMTNTRTCLDGFASSDDDEDENTYGNSKTYGLAESMRESLYNISRHVRESLAMLENIPGKLENDVGFPTWVDRKLLQDPTDETKIDLVVSRNGTGNFTTIGEAVSAAPNLSETRFVIYIKCGVYFENIEIPREKTTIMFLGDGIGQTVIKANRSGADGWTAFNSATVGVRGSGFIAKDISFVNDAGPTKHQAVALRSGSDLSAFYRCSFESYQDTIYVHSHKQFYRECNIYGTVDFIFGDAAAVFQNCSLYARRPNPNQRITYTAQGREDPRQPTGISIINCKILAAPDLVPVKTDFKAYLGRPWQLYSRTVIIKSFIDDLVDPAGWLQWKDDFALDTLYYGEYMNEGPGSNMTNRVKWPGFKRIETAVEATQFTVGPFIDGNKWLNSTGIPFTLDL; encoded by the exons atgattcatcTAAGAAAAGTGCCAAAATACATTGTAACTCTCAGCTTATTACTACCAGTTGCCTTGCTCCTAATATTCTTATCAAccgtcgtttcatctcattcaCCAACCCTCCACAAAACGCAGCATCTTACATCCTCCGGTAACACCACCGACCTCCTCGTCGCCACTTTAAATCAAACCATCTCCAAGGTCAATCTTTCTTCCTCAAACTTCTCCGAGCTCCAAACGAGTCTCGGCTCAAACCTAACACATCGCGACCGTTGCGCGTTTGGTGACTGTCTCGAGCTACTCGATGACACCGTCTTAGATCTTATCGCCGCTGTCTCGGAGCTCCAGTCTCCTTACCCGGTGTTCAACAGCGTCAGTATGTTGCTCAGCGCCGCTATGACGAATACACGAACGTGTCTTGATGGCTTTGCTTCTAGCGACGACGACGAGGACGAGAATACTTATGGCAATAGTAAAACGTATGGACTTGCTGAGAGCATGAGGGAGAGTCTTTACAATATCTCTAGACATGTCAGGGAATCACTAGCTATGCTTGAGAATATTCCGGGGAAATTAGAGAATGATGTTGGGTTTCCGACGTGGGTCGACCGGAAACTCCTTCAGGATCCGACAGATGAGACTAAGATTGATCTGGTGGTGTCTCGAAATGGTACTGGAAACTTCACAACCATTGGAGAGGCCGTGTCGGCCGCTCCCAACTTGAGCGAGACCAG ATTTGTGATATATATAAAGTGTGGAGTATATTTCGAAAACATTGAAATACCGAGGGAGAAAACGACGATAATGTTCCTCGGAGACGGAATCGGACAGACAGTAATAAAAGCTAACCGCAGCGGCGCAGATGGATGGACAGCATTTAACTCTGCTACTGTGG GCGTAAGAGGTAGTGGTTTCATAGCTAAGGACATATCATTCGTGAACGATGCTGGACCGACCAAGCACCAGGCTGTGGCGTTGCGTAGCGGGTCTGACCTCTCTGCTTTCTACCGATGCAGCTTTGAAAGTTACCAAGACACCATTTACGTCCACTCACACAAACAGTTCTATAGAGAATGCAATATATATGGCACGGTCGATTTCATATTTGGTGACGCAGCGGCTGTGTTCCAGAACTGTAGTCTCTATGCTCGTAGGCCAAACCCTAACCAGAGAATCACATATACTGCTCAAGGTCGAGAAGATCCTCGTCAACCCACGGGTATTTCTATAATAAACTGCAAGATCTTGGCTGCTCCCGATTTGGTCCCTGTGAAGACTGACTTCAAAGCATACTTAGGTCGTCCATGGCAATTATATTCTAGAACGGTTATTATAAAATCGTTTATTGATGATTTGGTTGATCCTGCTGGATGGTTGCAATGGAAAGACGATTTTGCTCTTGACACTTTATATTATGGAGAGTATATGAATGAAGGCCCCGGTTCGAACATGACAAACCGGGTCAAATGGCCCGGTTTTAAGCGTATCGAAACCGCAGTGGAAGCAACTCAGTTCACTGTCGGTCCGTTTATTGATGGTAACAAATGGCTTAACTCTACAGGAATTCCTTTTACTCTTGATCTCTAA